In Opitutus sp., one genomic interval encodes:
- a CDS encoding FeoB-associated Cys-rich membrane protein, with product MFTDWQTPLALFVVAVTLALLIRGAWKKRQKPGCGGNCGCPSQDIKKQLKK from the coding sequence ATGTTCACCGACTGGCAAACCCCGCTCGCCCTCTTCGTGGTCGCTGTGACGCTCGCCTTGCTGATTCGCGGAGCTTGGAAAAAACGTCAAAAGCCCGGCTGTGGCGGCAACTGCGGTTGCCCCAGTCAGGACATAAAGAAGCAACTCAAGAAGTAG
- a CDS encoding membrane integrity-associated transporter subunit PqiC: MNFTASFRLLRLPMISLCVLALAGCSLLPAPSSDPTRYYVLNRGVPDVKQAAKAEKALVLGLKRIEIAPYLNGKDLVVREAGNEITYHSFSRWAEPLATSIGHALADRLGASPQVSRVYTQPFPFEVVRDYDVAVIISRCEGERRVDGRTVASLVAVVEVTEAAVGGSIVLRKTFTAPEQAWDGKDFGALAIALSAGVDALGAELTQSLPAR, encoded by the coding sequence ATGAATTTTACCGCCTCATTCCGCCTCCTCCGCCTGCCGATGATCAGCCTCTGTGTGCTGGCTCTGGCCGGGTGCTCCCTGTTGCCAGCGCCCTCGTCCGATCCCACGCGCTATTACGTGCTCAACCGGGGCGTGCCCGACGTGAAGCAAGCGGCCAAGGCCGAGAAGGCGTTGGTGCTCGGCTTGAAGCGCATCGAAATCGCCCCGTATTTGAACGGCAAGGACTTGGTTGTTCGCGAAGCGGGCAATGAGATCACGTACCACAGTTTTTCGCGTTGGGCGGAGCCGCTGGCCACCAGTATCGGGCACGCCTTGGCGGACCGCTTGGGGGCATCGCCGCAGGTGAGTCGCGTGTATACGCAGCCATTCCCCTTCGAAGTCGTGCGGGATTACGACGTGGCGGTGATTATTTCCCGCTGTGAGGGTGAGCGCCGGGTGGATGGACGCACCGTCGCTTCGTTGGTTGCGGTGGTCGAGGTCACCGAGGCGGCCGTGGGTGGCTCGATTGTGCTGCGCAAGACGTTCACCGCTCCTGAGCAGGCCTGGGACGGCAAGGATTTCGGTGCGCTGGCGATTGCGCTCAGCGCCGGTGTGGACGCGCTCGGTGCGGAGTTGACCCAATCGCTTCCCGCCCGCTGA
- a CDS encoding MCE family protein yields MKTKVSPAVVGLFVLGALVLGMVALFSFGGINFFSRPERFVVYFDESIHGLDLGSPVKLRGVRVGRVVDISLRYVPNTNHSLVAVACELNRNLIADEKGQLIDVTEAGQLQGLVERGLRAQLGVIGLATGLLFVELDFLDPAIYPFKARADLASKYLEMPAVPSAISEFQSNLTVILNNLKRIDFQALSVEVHGLLADTRAKINAMDTGALVAEWAKAGTAIRELAASPELKQSLERLGAAAQKLDLILGDYAQNGPKGADLAKTLEEVRATVVAFNGTAATVQKFVSAQQNLGDEAAQALMKLGEAASAVRGLADFLERNPSALLSGRKTPLLPTK; encoded by the coding sequence GTGAAGACCAAAGTCAGTCCTGCCGTCGTCGGTTTGTTTGTCCTAGGTGCGCTCGTGCTGGGCATGGTCGCGCTGTTCTCGTTCGGCGGCATTAACTTTTTCTCCCGCCCCGAGCGCTTCGTGGTGTACTTTGACGAGTCGATCCACGGCTTGGATCTGGGCTCGCCGGTGAAGTTGCGCGGTGTGCGCGTGGGCCGCGTGGTGGACATCAGCCTGCGCTACGTGCCCAACACCAATCACTCGCTGGTGGCCGTCGCCTGCGAGCTCAACCGCAACCTCATCGCCGACGAAAAGGGCCAGCTCATTGACGTGACCGAGGCCGGCCAGTTGCAGGGGCTCGTGGAGCGCGGCCTGCGCGCCCAGCTCGGTGTCATCGGCCTGGCGACGGGGTTGCTTTTTGTGGAGCTCGATTTTCTCGACCCGGCGATTTACCCGTTCAAGGCGCGAGCGGATCTGGCGTCGAAGTACCTCGAAATGCCTGCGGTGCCCTCGGCGATTTCGGAGTTTCAGTCCAACCTCACCGTGATTTTGAATAATTTGAAGCGCATCGATTTCCAGGCGCTGTCGGTCGAGGTGCACGGCCTGCTGGCCGACACCCGGGCGAAGATCAACGCGATGGATACGGGCGCCCTGGTGGCGGAATGGGCGAAGGCCGGCACGGCGATTCGTGAACTGGCCGCCTCGCCCGAGCTCAAGCAGTCGCTGGAGCGGTTGGGCGCGGCCGCGCAAAAGCTCGATCTCATCCTTGGCGACTATGCCCAGAACGGCCCGAAGGGTGCGGATCTGGCCAAGACGCTCGAGGAGGTGCGCGCGACCGTGGTGGCGTTTAATGGCACCGCAGCAACCGTGCAGAAATTCGTGAGCGCCCAGCAGAATCTCGGCGACGAGGCGGCCCAAGCATTGATGAAGCTCGGCGAAGCGGCCTCTGCGGTGCGCGGCCTGGCTGATTTTCTTGAACGCAACCCGAGCGCGCTGCTCAGCGGCCGAAAGACCCCGCTCCTTCCCACCAAGTGA
- a CDS encoding ATP-binding cassette domain-containing protein, whose amino-acid sequence MSSAGNPTVMNRANPTAPALDASSLECGYDGHVLLKDVNFQVKRGEIFFIIGGSGCGKSTLLRHLVGLNLPTAGTVKFFGECYNSASADRQREILQRIGVLYQGGALWSSLNLLENVMLPLEEYTPLDAAERAELACMKLAQVGLSGYGAYYPAEISGGMKKRAGLARALALDPAIVFFDEPSAGLDPLTSRRLDELILNLRDLLGMTCVVVSHELASIFAIADRVIMLDKQAKGIIAEGDPRVLVKTSPDVRVREFLGRGEDAADPSRQNQPSP is encoded by the coding sequence ATGTCCTCGGCTGGTAACCCTACCGTTATGAACCGCGCCAATCCCACCGCTCCCGCCCTCGACGCGTCCTCCCTGGAGTGCGGCTATGATGGGCATGTGTTACTCAAGGACGTGAACTTCCAAGTGAAGCGCGGGGAGATATTTTTTATCATCGGCGGCTCCGGTTGCGGCAAAAGCACGCTGCTGCGGCACCTGGTCGGCCTCAACCTGCCGACCGCCGGCACGGTTAAATTTTTTGGCGAGTGTTACAACTCGGCTAGCGCCGACCGCCAGCGCGAAATCCTGCAGCGCATCGGCGTGCTTTACCAAGGGGGCGCGCTGTGGAGTTCGCTCAACCTGCTGGAGAACGTGATGCTGCCGCTGGAGGAGTACACCCCACTCGACGCCGCCGAGCGCGCGGAGCTCGCCTGCATGAAACTCGCGCAGGTGGGCCTTTCCGGCTACGGCGCCTATTACCCGGCGGAGATCAGCGGCGGCATGAAAAAGCGCGCCGGCTTGGCTCGCGCCCTGGCGCTGGACCCGGCGATCGTGTTCTTTGACGAGCCCTCGGCCGGCCTTGACCCGCTCACCTCGCGGCGGCTCGACGAGTTGATCCTGAATTTGCGCGACCTGCTCGGCATGACCTGCGTCGTGGTCTCGCATGAACTGGCCTCGATTTTCGCCATCGCCGACCGGGTCATCATGCTCGACAAGCAGGCCAAGGGAATCATCGCCGAGGGCGACCCCCGCGTGCTGGTGAAAACTAGTCCTGATGTGCGCGTGCGCGAGTTCTTGGGACGCGGCGAAGATGCCGCCGATCCCAGCCGTCAAAACCAGCCTTCCCCTTAA
- a CDS encoding ABC transporter permease: MSEPISPLPPETRVHLSPQNEALRVELHGAWRITETRPSWPALIEGQAPGRVKLVWGRLGDWDSSLLLFVYEVRQWCRVKGVQCEFADLPDALQKLLQQLEVVNETRMPVDRSRDFLSMVGFAAQDVWAKTKEIATFVGECVISATGLLKKPHKFRWRDCLDEMQQCGAMALPIVSLISLLTGLIMAYQSAVLMRQFGADIYVADAVGLVMVREMGAMMTAIILAGRTGAAFAATLGNMRAGEEIDALQTLGIRPVDFLVLPRLVALGLMMPLLALYANSLGILGGMIVSRGVLDIPPSAYWVETLTAIDLSDITTGLIKASAFGMLVGLAGCHSGLRAERSAAGVGRATTSAVVMGLLLIIVADALFAVTFNVLGW, from the coding sequence ATGTCCGAACCGATCAGTCCGCTGCCGCCCGAGACTCGCGTGCATTTGAGCCCGCAGAACGAGGCCTTGCGTGTCGAGTTGCACGGCGCCTGGCGCATAACGGAGACGCGGCCGTCGTGGCCGGCGTTGATCGAGGGGCAGGCTCCGGGGCGGGTGAAACTGGTTTGGGGGCGGCTGGGCGACTGGGATAGTTCGCTGCTGCTGTTTGTCTATGAGGTGCGGCAGTGGTGCCGGGTTAAGGGCGTGCAGTGCGAATTTGCCGACCTGCCGGACGCGCTGCAAAAACTGCTCCAGCAGTTGGAGGTGGTGAACGAGACCCGCATGCCGGTGGACCGCTCGCGAGATTTTCTGTCGATGGTGGGCTTCGCCGCCCAAGACGTTTGGGCCAAGACCAAGGAGATCGCCACGTTCGTGGGCGAGTGCGTGATCAGCGCCACCGGACTGCTTAAAAAGCCGCATAAGTTCCGTTGGCGCGACTGCCTCGACGAGATGCAGCAATGCGGCGCGATGGCCCTTCCCATCGTCAGCCTGATCAGCCTGCTGACCGGCCTGATCATGGCCTATCAGTCGGCGGTGCTGATGCGGCAATTCGGGGCCGACATTTACGTGGCCGACGCGGTCGGGTTGGTGATGGTGCGCGAGATGGGGGCGATGATGACGGCGATCATCCTGGCCGGCCGCACCGGCGCGGCGTTCGCGGCGACTTTGGGCAACATGCGCGCGGGCGAGGAAATTGATGCCTTGCAGACCCTCGGTATCCGCCCGGTGGATTTCCTGGTGCTGCCACGGTTGGTTGCGCTGGGTCTGATGATGCCCCTGCTCGCACTCTACGCCAACAGCCTGGGCATCCTGGGCGGCATGATCGTGTCGCGCGGTGTGCTCGACATCCCTCCCTCGGCCTACTGGGTGGAGACGCTCACGGCTATTGATTTGTCGGATATCACCACCGGACTGATCAAGGCATCGGCCTTCGGGATGCTGGTCGGGTTGGCGGGTTGCCATAGCGGGTTGCGGGCCGAGCGCAGTGCGGCTGGGGTGGGTCGGGCGACCACCTCGGCGGTTGTTATGGGGCTGTTGCTCATCATCGTCGCCGACGCGCTTTTCGCGGTAACCTTTAATGTCCTCGGCTGGTAA
- a CDS encoding HAD family hydrolase, translating to MRFRTVLFDLDGTLMDHLPAIHRSYVHTLPQLGFPAPTYDQVKRAIGGGLENAMLKFIPEARVAEAIAIYRPFWDATMLTGGEAMPDALELLERLHVGGITTAVFTNKHGPSAREVCAHLGFTRYTRDVFGAKDTPWLKPAPEFTAHALKALGADAASTCMVGDSPWDVQAAHNAGFPCFAVTTGTHTHEELSMAGADGVYASLGAIGAAQFGLG from the coding sequence ATGCGTTTTCGTACCGTGCTTTTCGACCTCGACGGAACCCTGATGGATCACCTGCCGGCGATCCACCGCAGCTATGTCCACACGCTGCCCCAGCTCGGCTTTCCGGCGCCGACCTACGACCAGGTCAAACGCGCGATCGGCGGCGGGCTGGAAAACGCGATGCTCAAATTCATCCCCGAAGCCCGCGTGGCCGAGGCCATCGCGATTTACCGGCCCTTCTGGGATGCCACCATGCTCACCGGCGGTGAAGCCATGCCGGACGCCCTTGAACTGCTCGAGCGCCTCCACGTCGGCGGCATCACGACAGCGGTGTTCACCAACAAACACGGCCCCTCGGCGCGCGAAGTCTGCGCCCACCTCGGTTTTACTCGCTACACCCGCGACGTTTTCGGTGCCAAGGACACGCCCTGGCTCAAGCCTGCACCCGAGTTCACCGCCCACGCCCTTAAAGCCCTCGGCGCGGACGCCGCCAGCACCTGCATGGTCGGCGATTCGCCATGGGACGTGCAAGCCGCGCACAACGCCGGCTTCCCCTGTTTCGCCGTGACCACGGGCACCCACACCCACGAGGAGTTAAGCATGGCCGGCGCCGACGGGGTTTACGCCAGCCTCGGAGCGATTGGCGCGGCGCAGTTCGGCCTGGGCTAA
- a CDS encoding DUF2721 domain-containing protein, translating to MLPTIQLSITPVILITGLGSLLLTMTNRMGRIVDRTRILAGQARAASAGERDHVEHQLRIMYRRAQIVRSAVTLGVSSMFCSGLLVVAIFADALLDANLEVFILGLFIMSIGLLLGALGAFLRDIFLSLNALGLEVERALDHPPLV from the coding sequence TTGCTCCCCACCATTCAGCTTTCGATTACTCCGGTGATTTTGATCACCGGCTTGGGCTCGCTGCTGCTGACCATGACCAATCGCATGGGGCGCATCGTCGACCGCACCCGTATCCTCGCCGGCCAGGCTCGTGCGGCCAGCGCCGGGGAGCGGGATCACGTCGAACATCAATTGCGGATCATGTACCGGCGCGCCCAGATCGTGCGCAGCGCGGTCACACTGGGCGTATCCAGTATGTTCTGCTCGGGCCTGCTGGTGGTGGCGATTTTTGCAGACGCCCTGCTCGATGCCAATTTGGAGGTGTTTATCCTCGGGCTTTTTATCATGAGTATCGGCCTGCTGCTCGGGGCATTGGGGGCGTTTTTGCGCGATATTTTCCTGTCGCTCAACGCCCTCGGGCTTGAGGTGGAGCGTGCGCTCGACCACCCGCCGCTGGTTTGA
- a CDS encoding DMT family protein, which translates to MKTILLLVASNIFMTLAWYGHLKLKFLEGKGLIWIILFSWGIAFFEYCLMIPANRAGYLSGDFTGYQLKIIQECITLGVFVVFAWLVLKEKLTWNYAVSFALLVAALYFATAFKPSGKTERSTSNLQPPTSNAQPR; encoded by the coding sequence ATGAAAACTATCCTCCTGCTTGTAGCCTCCAACATCTTCATGACCCTCGCCTGGTACGGGCACCTCAAGCTGAAGTTCTTGGAGGGCAAAGGCCTCATCTGGATCATCTTGTTTTCGTGGGGCATCGCGTTTTTCGAATACTGCTTGATGATTCCCGCCAACCGAGCCGGGTACCTCAGCGGGGATTTTACCGGCTATCAGCTCAAGATCATCCAGGAGTGTATCACGCTCGGCGTGTTTGTGGTGTTTGCTTGGCTGGTGCTGAAGGAAAAACTCACCTGGAACTACGCGGTAAGTTTTGCGCTGCTGGTGGCCGCCCTGTACTTCGCCACCGCCTTTAAGCCCAGTGGCAAAACCGAACGTTCAACATCCAACCTTCAACCTCCAACATCCAACGCCCAGCCCCGTTGA
- a CDS encoding PAS domain-containing protein — MPHHIPIEVLRRCLGHARHGFTVVDARLPDQPLVYVNQAFEAMSGYSRDELIGRNCRLMQGTDRKQAGIKTIRAAREAGQPIRVTLRNYRKDGTLFWNDLSLTPIFDERGVLTHYIGVQADVTHLRKERARILRHQRQLQVLAERLIRTEAAERQKLACEVHDQVGQTLALCSMQLGELTRDLGGAQVPPALGVVCGLVEAALKEARGLMAELSPPLLRELGLEAALQNLGEQQAQRFGLVVRVNFEIGRKPVPEKVAQLVFRSARELLINVGKHAAAQVVQVGLKLEAGELVLTVEDDGKGFRTPRQVEAADGGFGLLSIRERAVYMGGGLKVRSSVGKGARVVLRLPLAQKRRRA, encoded by the coding sequence ATGCCCCACCATATCCCGATCGAGGTCCTGCGACGTTGCCTGGGCCACGCGCGCCACGGCTTTACTGTCGTCGATGCCCGCCTGCCGGACCAGCCGCTGGTGTATGTGAACCAGGCATTCGAGGCGATGTCCGGCTACAGCCGGGATGAGTTGATCGGCCGCAATTGCCGGTTGATGCAGGGGACGGATCGCAAGCAGGCGGGGATTAAAACTATCCGTGCGGCACGGGAGGCGGGGCAGCCAATACGCGTTACCCTGCGCAACTACCGCAAGGACGGGACGCTGTTTTGGAATGACCTGAGTTTGACCCCGATTTTCGACGAGCGGGGTGTGCTGACCCATTACATCGGGGTTCAGGCGGACGTAACCCACCTGCGCAAGGAGCGGGCCAGGATCTTGAGGCATCAGCGCCAGCTACAAGTGCTGGCCGAACGGCTGATTCGCACCGAGGCGGCAGAGCGGCAGAAGCTGGCCTGCGAGGTGCACGATCAAGTGGGGCAAACCCTGGCGTTGTGCAGCATGCAGCTTGGGGAGTTGACGCGCGACCTCGGGGGGGCGCAGGTGCCGCCGGCCTTGGGGGTGGTGTGCGGTTTGGTGGAGGCGGCGTTGAAGGAGGCGCGCGGCCTGATGGCCGAGCTTAGCCCGCCGCTGTTGCGTGAACTGGGATTGGAGGCGGCCCTGCAAAATCTGGGGGAGCAACAGGCACAGCGTTTCGGGCTCGTGGTGCGGGTCAATTTTGAGATCGGGCGCAAGCCGGTGCCTGAAAAGGTGGCGCAACTGGTGTTTCGATCGGCGCGCGAGTTGTTGATCAATGTGGGCAAACACGCCGCAGCGCAGGTGGTGCAGGTTGGGCTGAAGCTGGAGGCTGGCGAACTGGTGCTGACGGTGGAGGATGACGGCAAGGGCTTCCGCACGCCTCGACAGGTCGAGGCTGCGGATGGCGGGTTTGGGCTGCTCAGCATCCGAGAGCGGGCGGTTTACATGGGCGGCGGGTTGAAGGTGCGCAGCAGCGTGGGCAAGGGAGCCCGGGTGGTGCTGCGCCTGCCGTTGGCGCAGAAACGCCGGCGCGCGTAG
- a CDS encoding response regulator transcription factor, whose amino-acid sequence MTTLIIIDDHKIIRDALRALLGQAEGMRVIGEASDGRAGVELVLAQKPDVVLMDMGLPLLNGMEATRQLRERGYRRGIVMISMHNERHLVRGTREAGADAYVLKEHAFDQLPLAIAAANRRESYFSPQLGELDGDGDGLTGSLTPREREVLQMLAEGATAKEIGFALKLSSKTVDVHRANLQRKLNAGTLADLTRIALREGIAQL is encoded by the coding sequence GTGACCACCCTCATTATTATCGATGACCATAAAATCATCCGCGACGCGCTGCGGGCGCTGCTGGGGCAGGCCGAGGGGATGAGGGTGATCGGCGAGGCCTCCGACGGCCGTGCTGGGGTCGAGCTGGTCCTGGCCCAAAAACCCGACGTGGTCCTCATGGATATGGGGCTGCCCTTGCTCAACGGCATGGAGGCCACCCGCCAGTTGCGCGAACGCGGTTACCGCCGGGGCATCGTGATGATCTCGATGCACAACGAGCGCCACCTCGTGCGCGGCACCCGTGAGGCCGGGGCCGACGCCTACGTGCTCAAGGAACACGCTTTTGACCAGCTCCCGCTGGCGATCGCGGCCGCCAACCGGCGGGAGTCTTATTTCAGTCCGCAGCTCGGCGAGCTTGATGGGGATGGGGACGGCTTGACCGGTTCGCTCACCCCGCGCGAGCGCGAGGTGCTGCAGATGCTCGCCGAGGGCGCCACCGCCAAGGAGATCGGGTTCGCCCTAAAGCTTAGCTCGAAGACGGTCGACGTGCACCGCGCCAACCTTCAGCGCAAGCTCAACGCCGGCACGCTGGCCGATCTCACGCGCATCGCCCTGCGTGAGGGCATCGCCCAACTCTGA
- a CDS encoding circularly permuted type 2 ATP-grasp protein: MSSARPLHFPSLHPAQLRPLRTRLRASIRDAGLTDFGVAAGPAGLPFWELEPTPLVIEAPEWALLEAALRQRAHYINALLVDLYGGQQALHQGIIPPELVLANPYYRRPCLGLEPTRQSPATLLRFDLVKTTDGWLFDDVHTNTPIGLSYAVQNRRFMTQEAGELYRALPDYHSVINFPLQLLDHLRALAPDSVSAPSIVVLTAGPHDPFYSEHSFLARKMGLPLARGDDLLVLDNRVYFKTIAGLERVDVIYRRLNDAHIDPVVFSTDRENAGIPGLLQCIRSGRVVVANAIGTGVAESRALNAFAPRLLRFYLGEKPLLGSVPTFTCGDTDHLDYILENHDSLRIQPTHDARIGDWLSTATTRAPTAPHGALLGPDGLSPIVRANPHAFVARPRLQLLPVSPGSRNAPPARLSAFVLCQGKHFSVFPGGLVHISAAEPNPARVGTTADTVVLIDTQANSGDIADHESPAGGVQTHTLGSRAAENLFWLGRYLERAEATARMLSILEDVSLEEISARDRRRWLPLWRGLLEATGHTDHKITARANPHASLSTDLMWRMSLDAANSSSIYSSVSWAVENARQLRDYVSPEVWTTLGRLQRRLDELLQQRPTAARRASLHTARDPALPAQAVQAVLTEINAIIGLAERTMIQDAGWHFLHIGMHLERATMTCSALRHVLGALDSAAPATKEPAGPAEARTPYRDNPELSALLRMLGSQDAYRRLYQMRSQPRRVAELFLQQPDAPRSIFHNLHQIKTSLRSIRQDLGEAGEGPMVATVAELLQFIAKVRLSGHFNDEVATGAAATGKLSDILATLLDRLYRLHPVLSDHYFSHQALIAPTAAPQTEFKL, translated from the coding sequence ATGTCGTCCGCTCGGCCGCTTCACTTTCCCTCGCTCCATCCAGCGCAACTCCGCCCGTTGCGCACGCGGTTGCGTGCCTCCATTCGCGATGCAGGCCTGACCGACTTCGGGGTGGCCGCTGGCCCCGCCGGACTGCCGTTCTGGGAGCTCGAGCCGACCCCGCTGGTGATCGAGGCCCCCGAGTGGGCGCTGCTCGAAGCCGCCCTGCGCCAACGCGCCCATTACATCAACGCGCTGCTCGTCGACCTCTACGGCGGCCAACAGGCGCTTCACCAGGGGATCATCCCGCCCGAACTCGTCCTGGCCAACCCGTATTACCGCCGGCCTTGCCTCGGTCTTGAGCCCACCCGGCAGAGCCCGGCCACCCTGCTACGCTTCGACTTGGTTAAAACCACCGACGGCTGGCTGTTCGACGACGTCCACACCAACACCCCCATCGGCCTGAGCTATGCGGTGCAAAACCGCCGCTTCATGACCCAGGAGGCGGGCGAACTGTACCGCGCGTTGCCCGACTACCACAGCGTCATCAATTTTCCGCTACAACTGCTCGACCACCTCCGCGCGTTGGCCCCCGACTCAGTGAGCGCGCCGTCGATCGTGGTGCTCACCGCCGGCCCGCACGACCCGTTCTACTCCGAACACAGTTTCCTCGCCCGCAAAATGGGCCTGCCGCTGGCCCGTGGCGACGACCTGCTAGTGCTCGATAACCGCGTTTATTTCAAAACCATCGCCGGGCTGGAACGCGTCGACGTGATCTATCGCCGCCTCAACGACGCCCACATCGACCCGGTGGTGTTCTCCACCGACCGTGAAAACGCCGGTATCCCCGGCCTACTCCAGTGCATCCGTTCGGGCCGGGTGGTGGTCGCCAACGCCATTGGCACCGGTGTGGCCGAGAGCCGCGCGCTCAACGCGTTTGCCCCGCGCTTGCTTCGGTTTTACCTGGGCGAAAAGCCCCTGCTCGGATCGGTTCCCACGTTCACCTGCGGCGACACCGACCACCTCGATTACATCCTGGAAAACCACGACAGCCTGCGCATCCAGCCCACCCACGACGCGCGTATTGGCGACTGGCTGTCCACCGCAACAACCCGCGCACCAACCGCGCCGCACGGTGCCCTGCTCGGCCCCGATGGCCTGTCCCCCATCGTGCGCGCCAACCCGCACGCCTTCGTGGCCCGGCCGCGCCTGCAATTGCTGCCCGTCAGCCCCGGCTCGCGCAACGCCCCCCCGGCCCGCCTGAGCGCCTTCGTACTCTGCCAGGGTAAACACTTCTCGGTTTTCCCCGGCGGCTTGGTCCACATCAGCGCCGCCGAACCCAACCCCGCCCGTGTCGGCACCACCGCCGACACCGTTGTTCTCATCGACACCCAGGCCAACTCCGGCGACATCGCCGATCACGAGTCACCCGCCGGCGGCGTGCAGACCCACACCCTCGGTTCCCGCGCCGCAGAAAATCTGTTCTGGCTTGGCCGTTACCTGGAGCGCGCCGAGGCCACCGCGCGCATGTTGTCCATTTTGGAAGACGTGTCGCTGGAGGAGATTTCCGCGCGTGACCGCCGCCGCTGGCTGCCGCTGTGGCGCGGCCTGCTTGAAGCCACCGGCCACACCGACCACAAGATCACTGCCCGCGCCAATCCCCACGCCTCGCTGTCCACCGACTTGATGTGGCGCATGTCGCTGGACGCGGCCAACTCCAGTTCAATTTACTCCTCGGTGAGCTGGGCGGTAGAAAACGCCCGTCAACTGCGCGACTACGTGAGCCCCGAGGTCTGGACCACGCTGGGCCGCCTGCAGCGCCGCCTTGATGAGCTGCTCCAGCAAAGGCCCACCGCCGCCCGCCGCGCCAGCCTGCACACCGCCCGCGACCCCGCCCTGCCCGCCCAGGCGGTGCAAGCCGTGCTCACGGAAATCAACGCCATCATCGGCCTGGCCGAACGCACCATGATCCAGGATGCGGGCTGGCACTTTTTGCACATCGGCATGCACCTGGAGCGCGCCACCATGACCTGCAGTGCGCTGCGCCACGTGCTCGGCGCGCTCGACTCGGCCGCCCCTGCCACCAAGGAACCCGCCGGCCCGGCCGAGGCCCGCACTCCGTACCGCGACAACCCTGAGCTCTCGGCGCTGTTGCGCATGCTCGGCTCCCAAGACGCCTACCGCCGGCTTTATCAGATGCGCAGCCAACCGCGCCGGGTGGCCGAGTTGTTCCTGCAACAACCCGACGCGCCCCGCAGTATTTTCCACAATCTGCACCAGATTAAAACCAGCCTGCGATCGATCCGCCAGGACCTGGGTGAAGCCGGCGAAGGCCCCATGGTCGCGACGGTTGCCGAATTATTACAGTTCATCGCCAAGGTCCGGCTATCGGGACACTTTAACGACGAAGTGGCTACGGGCGCGGCGGCCACGGGTAAACTCAGCGACATCCTGGCCACGTTACTCGACCGCCTCTACCGCCTGCATCCGGTTTTGAGCGACCACTATTTTAGCCACCAAGCCCTCATCGCCCCCACGGCGGCGCCCCAGACCGAGTTCAAGCTGTAG